Proteins from a genomic interval of Osmia bicornis bicornis chromosome 13, iOsmBic2.1, whole genome shotgun sequence:
- the LOC114880288 gene encoding nuclear RNA export factor 1-like produces the protein MLRKTNKSSWGGRGGRSGNSNDKHYFGHDDRVPRNDGGSYLGNRPRVSFKTQARPTRDIPRSLALACLDEDVQMATSSNNNNRQVIIRGRDRGMQRGRNSPLPHRRFRGGIAAGIRRYPVGDPNWYKIAIPYGQKYEKSYIINNLLSYIAPETFVPIMYKITGSEASFYVDDSKIAIALLDSDRKITTTNGYKLQVKVLKSLFPDCEIDDKLKERLKQAMAKRYVHETNALDLSRFHRDPDLITDYFCALFQPVMLKAVLDIVSEHIPDLEALNLDGNQLQIIEKLSILNKKFAKLKILYIGDNKIKEMSQLDIIKDLKLEELKLAGNPVCNKYKSRQSDYISDVRKRFPKLLRLDGMDLPKPILFDVADEGNKIPPSQRMFVANAKAQEIASQFLQQYFLIFDSENRQPLLDAYDEHACFSMTVSYSHQNNKFNGYLSENRNLYRINETNKRQKLLKQGRLPVVSFISEMPQTSHYLNTFTMDISLITDGMMLITVTGLFKELDKKEQPVRYFNRTFIIVPEGTGYCIRNEQLHISPPTDAQLKNLSNQREVQIPGPVVPHTAPSSSGVVKPLPSQLPEDVKQQMTMTLSQQTNMNLEWSLKCLEEVLWNYDNALSAFQEFFKRGQIPPEAFNK, from the exons ATGTTGAGAAAAACGAATAAGTCCTCGTGGGGTGGCCGAGGCGGAAGATCTGGAAATTCAAATGATAAACACTACTTTG GTCACGATGACCGTGTACCAAGAAATGATGGAGGCTCTTATCTTGGAAACAGACCTAGAGTATCGTTTAAGACTCAAGCAAGACCAACAAGAGATATACCTAGAAGTTTGGCATTAGCATGCTTAGATGAAGATGTACAAATGGCAACAAGTTCTAACAATAACAACAGACAAGTTATTATCAGAGGAAGAGATAGAGGTATGCAACGTGGAAGAAATAGTCCTTTGCCACACAGAAGGTTTAGAGGTGGAATTGCTGCTGGAATCAGACGATATCCTGTTGGTGATCCCAACTGGTATAAAATTGCT ATACCGTATGGacagaaatatgaaaaaagttatataataaataatctcCTCAGTTATATTGCACCAGAAACATTTGTTCCAATAATG taTAAAATAACTGGAAGTGAAGCCAGTTTCTATGTAGATGATAGCAAAATAGCAATTGCCCTgctcgattctgatcgtaagATTACAACTACTAATGGATACAAACTGCAAGTGAAGGTTTTGAAATCATTATTTCCCGACTGTGAAATAGATGATAAACTGAAAGAGAGACTAAAACAAGCAATGGCTAAAAGATACGTACACGAAACAAATGCATTAGATCTATCAAGATTTCATAGAGACCCTG ATCTCATCACTGATTACTTCTGTGCATTGTTTCAACCCGTGATGTTGAAAGCAGTACTGGATATTGTTTCAGAACATATACCAGATTTGGAAGCACTGAATCTGGATGGAAATCAATTAcagataattgaaaaattaagtaTTTTAAACAAGAAGTTCGCGAAATTAAAGATACTGTACATCGGGGACAACAAG ataAAAGAAATGAGTCAACTAGATATCATCaaagatttaaaattagagGAGCTGAAATTAGCAGGAAATCCGGTTTGCAACAAGTATAAGTCTCGACAAAGTGACTACATTAG CGACGTGCGGAAACGATTCCCTAAACTTCTACGGCTG GATGGAATGGATCTTCCAAAGCCAATCTTGTTCGATGTAGCGGACGAGGGAAACAAAATACCACCATCGCAAAGAATGTTCGTTGCAAATGCAAAAGCACAAGAAATTGCTAGTCAATTTTTACAACAATACTTTCTCATATTCGATAGTGAGAATCGTCAGCCACTGTTAGATGCGTATGACGAACACGCATGCTTCAGTATGACTGTATCTTACAGTCATCAAAATAATAA ATTTAATGGATATCTTTCGGAAAACAGaaatttatatagaataaacGAGACAAATAAGAGGCAGAAGTTGTTGAAACAAGGACGATTACCCGTGGTTTCATTTATTTCCGAAATGCCTCAAACAAGTCACTATTTAAATACATTCACAATGGATATTAGTCTTATCACG GATGGGATGATGTTGATCACAGTCACAGGATTATTCAAAGAGCTCGATAAGAAAGAGCAACCAGTTCGTTACTTCAATCGCACATTTATAATAGTACCAGAGGGGACTGGTTACTGTATTCGAAATGAACAATTACATATCAGTCCTCCGACAGATGCACAATTAAAAAATCTCAGCAATCAACGGGAAGTACAAATACCAGGACCGGTGGTACCGCACACCGCTCCTTCTAGCAGCGGTGTGGTTAAACCATTGCCATCACAATTACCCGAAGACGTGAAACAACAAATGACAATGACGCTTAGCCAGCAAACGAACATGAATTTGGAGTGGAGTTTGAAATGCTTGGAGGAAGTACTATGGAATTATGACAATGCGCTCTCCGCGTTTCAAGAGTTCTTCAAACGAGGACAGATACCACCTGAAGcatttaacaaataa